In Mycobacteriales bacterium, the sequence GGAGCGCAAGCGGCGCCGCGCACAGTCCCGCAACGCCCGTCGCAAGCGACACTGACGTCGGTCCCGACCTGAGACCGTAGAGTCCTCAGCATGCGAGATCAGCCGACGGTCATCGAAGCCGAGTTGGCGCAGGCGGCCCGGGAACTGGGTGTTCCCGGCGTCGCGGTGGGCGTCGACGATGGCGGGGACCGCGAGATCGTCACCTACGGCGTCACCAGCGTCGAACATGGCCAGCCGATCGACGAGGCGACGTTGTTCCAGATCGGCTCCACGGCCAAGACCTTCACCGCCGCGGCAATCATGGTCCTGGTCGACCAGGGACGGATCGACCTCGACCAGCCGGTACGTCGCTACCTCCCCGAGCTGCGGTTGCGCGACGACGATGCGACCCAGACCTTGACCGTCGGTCAGCTGCTCAACCACACCGCGGGCTGGGACGGCGGCGATTCCTGGATCGACACCGGCGAGGGCGACGACGCGCTGGAACGCTCCGTTGCGCTGCTCGCCGACCTGCCGCAGCAGTTCGCCCCGGGGACGGGCGCGTCGTACAACAACGCGGCTTTCGTGCTCGCCGGCCGCGTGGTGGAGAAGGTGACCGGCGAGACCTACGAGCGGGCCCTGGCTCGGCTGATCCTCGATCCGCTCGGGCTGCGCCAGACGATGACGTCGCTGAACGAGATCATGACGCAGCCCTTCGCCGTCGGCCACCGGCCGGGCGGCTCGGGTGACCGGACGGTGTCGGCGTGCCGGCCGTGGAGCGACCCGCGTGGCTATCTGCCCGCAGGGGCTCGGCTCGCCTCCAGCCTCGGCGACCAGCTGACCTGGGCGCGGTTCCAGCTGAGCGACGGCCGGTCACCCGACGGCACCCGGCTGCTCTCCGAGCAACGGCTACAGGCGATGCACGCGCCGACGACGAGCCACGAGTTGATGCCGGGGATCCGCGTCGGGATCGCGTGGCTGCTCCGCGAGATCGACGGCGTACTGCTGGTCGAGCACCACGGCGACGTCTCGGGTCAGCACTCGACGGTCACCGTGGTCCCCGAGCGTGATTGCGCGATTGTCGTCCTGACCAACTCCAGCCCGACCGGCCGGGAACTGGCGGAACAGATCGTGCGCCAGATCCTGGAATCAAGGTTCGGGTTGGTCGAACGGTCGCCCGAGGCGCTCGTGCTCAGCCCCGACGAGTTGGCCCCCTACACCGGGACCTACCGCACCGAGGGCATCGAGCTGCGGATCGTCGCCGCCGGCAGCGGACTGGTCATCCACGGCACCCTGTCCGACGACGACTCTCCCGGAGAGACGCTGGAGTTCCCGGTCAGCCTGCTGGCCGCCGAACGATTCCTGGTCGTCGACGGTCCGTTCACGGGCCTGCAGGGGGAATTCGTCCGCGAGGACGGCGTGGTCGTCGCCGCCAAGCACGTCGGCCGGCTGGTGCCGCGGGCGGCGGATCCTTCCTGATCCCCGGCCCGGCGCTCGGCGATGCCGGGGACTTCGGTCGCTCTGATGGCCCTGTCGTCAGTCGCCTACCGTCACCGTCTCGCCGGCCAGGAATACGTATTGCGCCCTGCCATGCTCGCCTCCGCCGTCGGTGTGGCCGGATACTCTGACCCTCCCGTCGGGCAGGTGCTCGATGTCGTCGAGCCGAACGTGCGACCCGGCAACCTCGACAACCATGCCGACCGCGATGTCCCGTGCCGGCAGCCAATACGCAGGCCTCGTCATTCTCCGATGGTGGGCCAGCTTCGCGGCGGTGCGGGGCCACCGGCATGGAGTCCGTTAGTCCATCCGGTGAATTGCGCGGAAGCGCGTGAGTGTCCGGGTGTTTGGTCGCTCAGGCGGAGTTGAGCCGGTCCATCAGCCCCTGGGCCGTCGTTCATCGTGAAGAAGACCTTGGTCGCCAGGACGATGTCCTCGCGACGGCTGTACCTCTTAAACGCCCGGCCGACGATCTCTTCGGTGCCCGGTCAGGCGTCGAGAACGTTCTTGGCGACGGGTATCGCCGACATTGCCCGGGGCCAGCCGGCGTAGAAGGCGAGGTGGATGATCGTCTCTTTCAGCTCGGCGTCGGTCAGACCGTTGTCCTTTGCGCGGGCTAGGTGGTTCGTGAGCTGTTCGGTGTTGCCGTTGGCGATCAGGGCGGCGACCGTGACGAGGCTGCGGTCCCGCTTGGTCAATTCCGCGCGTTCCCAGCTTCGGCGCGAAGTCACCGATGGCTCGTTGGGCTGGGGTCGAAGCGTCGGAGCCGGGCATGTCTTTCCTTCCGTAGATCGGGAGGCGGGACCGCATGTCACGGACGCAGCAGGACCTTGATCGCCCGACGTTCGTCCATGGCGTGGTAGGCGTCGGCGACCTGCTCGAGCGGGAGTTCCAGGTCGAACACCTTCCCCGGGTCGATACGCCGCCCCCACACCCGCTCCAACAGGTCGGGCAAGTAGCGCCGTACCGGGGCGGGGCCGCCGCGCACGCCGCGGTTGCTGAAGAACATCTCCCGTACGGGAAGCTCCACCCCGTGCGGCACGCCGACGCAGCCGACGAGTCCGCCGGGCCGGACGGAGCGGAGGGCCTGCAGCATCGACTCGCCAGTCCCCACACACTCCAGGACGGCGTCAGCGCCGACGTCGTCGGTCAGCTTCTCGATCTCGGCGACGCCCTCCGCCCCGCGTTCGGTCACGATGTCGGTGGCGCCGAACTCGCGGGCCAGCTGTTGTCGGGGCCGGTGCCGGCTCATGGCGATCACCCGCTCGGCGCCTAGTTGTGCTGCAGAGAGCACACCGCATAGCCCGACGGCGCCGTCACCGACCACGGCAACAGTCATGCCCTCCTCGACACCGGCCGAGACGGCGGCATGCCAGCCGGTGCTCATCACGTCGGACAGGCTCAGCAGGCTCGGGATGAGGTCCTCCGGCGGCGGTCCCGGGGTCGCCACCAGGGTGCCGTCGGCCAGCGGGACGCGGATCAGCTCGGACTGGCAGCCGTCATAGCCGGTGCCGCGCTGACAGGCGGACTGGACACCGGCGCGGCAGTGCGGGCACGTGTTGTCGGAGGTGAGGAACCCGCCGATGACGAACTGCCCGGGCGTGATCGAGGTGACATGGTCGCCGACCTGCTCCACGATGCCGCAGTACTCATGACCGATCGCCCGCGGTTGACTGACCTCGTCCAGGCCACGGTAGGGCCATAGGTCCGAGCCACACACACAGGTGGCGGTGGCGCGGACGATCGCATCGGAGGGCTCGATGATCGTCGGGTCGGGGCGCTCTTCGAAGCGCACGTCGCCGGGGGCGTACAGGATGGTTCCGCGCATGTGGGCTTCCTTTCAGATCACGGTCGGACTCGGCACGCGTCGGCGGGTAACCCGGCCTGATCAGGCGTGAT encodes:
- a CDS encoding carboxymuconolactone decarboxylase family protein, with protein sequence MTSRRSWERAELTKRDRSLVTVAALIANGNTEQLTNHLARAKDNGLTDAELKETIIHLAFYAGWPRAMSAIPVAKNVLDA
- a CDS encoding zinc-dependent alcohol dehydrogenase family protein, which encodes MRGTILYAPGDVRFEERPDPTIIEPSDAIVRATATCVCGSDLWPYRGLDEVSQPRAIGHEYCGIVEQVGDHVTSITPGQFVIGGFLTSDNTCPHCRAGVQSACQRGTGYDGCQSELIRVPLADGTLVATPGPPPEDLIPSLLSLSDVMSTGWHAAVSAGVEEGMTVAVVGDGAVGLCGVLSAAQLGAERVIAMSRHRPRQQLAREFGATDIVTERGAEGVAEIEKLTDDVGADAVLECVGTGESMLQALRSVRPGGLVGCVGVPHGVELPVREMFFSNRGVRGGPAPVRRYLPDLLERVWGRRIDPGKVFDLELPLEQVADAYHAMDERRAIKVLLRP
- a CDS encoding serine hydrolase gives rise to the protein MRDQPTVIEAELAQAARELGVPGVAVGVDDGGDREIVTYGVTSVEHGQPIDEATLFQIGSTAKTFTAAAIMVLVDQGRIDLDQPVRRYLPELRLRDDDATQTLTVGQLLNHTAGWDGGDSWIDTGEGDDALERSVALLADLPQQFAPGTGASYNNAAFVLAGRVVEKVTGETYERALARLILDPLGLRQTMTSLNEIMTQPFAVGHRPGGSGDRTVSACRPWSDPRGYLPAGARLASSLGDQLTWARFQLSDGRSPDGTRLLSEQRLQAMHAPTTSHELMPGIRVGIAWLLREIDGVLLVEHHGDVSGQHSTVTVVPERDCAIVVLTNSSPTGRELAEQIVRQILESRFGLVERSPEALVLSPDELAPYTGTYRTEGIELRIVAAGSGLVIHGTLSDDDSPGETLEFPVSLLAAERFLVVDGPFTGLQGEFVREDGVVVAAKHVGRLVPRAADPS